A part of Mesoplodon densirostris isolate mMesDen1 chromosome 10, mMesDen1 primary haplotype, whole genome shotgun sequence genomic DNA contains:
- the FAM8A1 gene encoding protein FAM8A1, with amino-acid sequence MMAEGPEKARGRPPGQDDGGGDHEPVPSRRGLPAAAPRPRDGPQAEPQAPGRPPAPGLAPPAAVAEESEPPREPENGREAGSGSGSGPGAGLQALAGCEAPEAATSREKPARLSAREYSRQVHEWLWQSYCGYLTWHSGLAAFPAYCSPQPPAPSYLAGAGATAAPAAGPPPLQLGYYNPFYFLSAAAAGPEPPASAGLTASAPVAGPGARAPHVQPPARAAPATRVGPVAASRAPSETGRQAGREYVIPSLAHRFMAEMVDFFILFFIKATIVLSIMHLSGIKDISKFAMHYIIEEIDEDTSMEDLQKMMVVALIYRLLVCFYEIICIWGAGGATPGKFLLGLRVVTCDTSVLIAPSRVLVIPSSNVSITTSTVRALIKNFSIASFFPAFITLLFFQHNRTAYDIVAGTIVVKRNGVR; translated from the exons ATGATGGCGGAGGGGCCGGAGAAAGCCCGAGGCCGCCCTCCCGGGCAGGATGACGGCGGAGGGGACCACGAGCCCGTTCCTTCCCGAAGAGGCCTTCCCGCCGCCGCCCCACGGCCCCGGGACGGGCCGCAGGCCGAACCCCAGGCTCCGGGCCGGCCCCCAGCCCCGGGCCTCGCTCCCCCCGCGGCCGTCGCCGAGGAGTCGGAGCCACCGCGCGAGCCCGAGAATGGCAGGGAGGCGGGCTCCGGCTCGGGCTCCGGCCCCGGCGCGGGCCTGCAGGCGCTGGCAGGCTGCGAGGCGCCCGAGGCGGCGACGTCGCGGGAGAAGCCGGCGCGGCTGAGCGCCCGCGAGTACTCCCGGCAGGTGCACGAGTGGCTGTGGCAGTCCTACTGCGGCTACCTCACCTGGCACAGCGGCCTGGCCGCCTTCCCCGCCTACTGCAGCCCCCAGCCGCCTGCGCCTAGCTACCTCGCGGGCGCCGGCGCCACCGCTGCCCCGGCCGCCGGGCCGCCGCCCCTGCAGCTGGGCTATTACAACCCCTTCTACTTCTTGAGCGCCGCGGCCGCCGGGCCCGAGCCGCCGGCCTCCGCCGGCCTCACCGCCTCGGCTCCGGTCGCCGGCCCGGGAGCCCGCGCGCCTCACGTGCAGCCGCCGGCCCGGGCAGCCCCCGCGACGAGGGTAGGACCCGTCGCCGCCTCGCGAGCCCCGAGCGAGACCGGGCGGCAGGCAG gtAGAGAGTATGTTATTCCATCCTTGGCCCACAGATTCATGGCAGAGATGGTGgacttctttattctcttctttatAAAAGCAACCATTGTCTTAAGCATTATGCACCTCAGCGGAATAAA GGATATCTCCAAGTTTGCTATGCATTATATAATAGAAGAAATAGATGAAGACACATCAATGGAAGACTTGCAGAAAATGATGGTTGTGGCGCTTATATACAGATTATTAGTTTGTTTCTATGAG ATAATTTGCATTTGGGGAGCAGGTGGAGCCACCCCAGGGAAGTTCCTGCTAGGGCTTCGAGTTGTGACATGCGATACGTCGGTGCTTATTGCGCCAAGTCGGGTTTTAGTGATTCCTTCCTCAAATGTTAGCATTACAAC gTCCACTGTACGAGCTTTGATCAAGAATTTTTCTATTGCTTCTTTTTTCCCTGCTTTCATCACACTGCTGTTTTTTCAGCATAATCGAACAGCCTATGACATTGTAGCAGGAACCATTGTGGTAAAAAGAAATGGGGTCAGATGA